The genomic region TCGGAAATGCCGATTCCCGTGTCGCTCACCGCGAAACGTATGCACTGCCCAGGCCCTTTTTGACCGCAATTCTCAACGTTCAACTGTACCTCGCCCTCCTCGGTGAATTTCAAGGCGTTCCCTATCAGATTCAGCAATACCTGCCGCAGACGGACCTTGTCAGTCACAATCTGGGAGGGGACATCTGGTGCGATCTGCCAGGCGGTATTCAAATCCTTTTCGGCGGCCTCAAGCTTAAAGAGATCGAATACGTCCTGCACCAGTTCTGACAGGTCAAAGGACTCCTCTTCAATCTCCATCCTTCCCGACTCCATCTTGGAGTAATCCAGCACGTCATTGATAATCGAAAGCAGGTTCTCCCCTCCTATTTTGATCGTTCGGACATACTCCTCCTGTTCGTCGTCCAGCTCGGTTTCCATGATCAGGTCCGACATGCCAATGACCGCATTCAGGGGCGTACGGATTTCATGGCTCATCATCGCCAGGAAGTCGGATTTTATGCGGGCGGCCTTTTCCGCCTCGTCACGGGCTCGCTCCAGGGCCTGGGTACTCTTTCTCTGGCGCCTGACCATAAATGTCAACGCCAGGCCCAGCATACAGGATATGAATACCAGGAAGTACAACTGATTCCAATAGGAATTGACGTGGCTGCTCCATCGGCCGATGGCGATGCCCACAAGCGTGTTGGCATCATCCATATCTTCCAGAAGCTGGAGCAGTTGAACATCCATATCCGCAGAGCGGAGTTCCTGCCGGCTTTGACCCGCCCAGTCAAGGGAATGAAACACGGAGTCCACCCGGCCCATCAGTGCCTGAATATCGACCAGCTCCTGATCCTGAAGAAGGCCCAGTTGCCGGTCGATGCGATCCATGTGTT from Balneolaceae bacterium harbors:
- a CDS encoding ATP-binding protein, coding for MGWSAYIIWQVDRGRKGVNDRIELITRIGWVSGEIKEMGIYLESDSAQTQQHVERYFEEHMDRIDRQLGLLQDQELVDIQALMGRVDSVFHSLDWAGQSRQELRSADMDVQLLQLLEDMDDANTLVGIAIGRWSSHVNSYWNQLYFLVFISCMLGLALTFMVRRQRKSTQALERARDEAEKAARIKSDFLAMMSHEIRTPLNAVIGMSDLIMETELDDEQEEYVRTIKIGGENLLSIINDVLDYSKMESGRMEIEEESFDLSELVQDVFDLFKLEAAEKDLNTAWQIAPDVPSQIVTDKVRLRQVLLNLIGNALKFTEEGEVQLNVENCGQKGPGQCIRFAVSDTGIGISEEKQKELFQSFSQVDSSRTRSHGGTGLGLAICRSIVEMMGGEVDVDSREGEGSTFYFHIMVDAEEKPRTMVNGANNTGSEMPAGEAGLPVDSSILVVEDNRINQLVTQKMLEKLGYQADVASNGLEAVEAVGRKHYELVFMDLQMPEMDGFESTARIRSMLNGEGNRTRIIAMTADTQPLVREKCLQSGMDDYLSKPVQMNDLRQVVDK